The following is a genomic window from Solanum lycopersicum chromosome 6, SLM_r2.1.
TGTTGATATTTGGCAAAATAATGTGagaaagatggagaacgtgagagagagagttaagaagcgtgagagagagagaactattaggattaggagactaaattcaagacttagtcaaatagaatttaaattaaattaatacaaatcttgtttattttaattaatacgcgAAAGGACCATTATACCCTTAAAATTccagattttttttgttaataattaaatcaccttaagtacctattattaaattttatcttatttttttttggatcgttacattatccccccttaggaacattcgtcctcaaatgacactaCCATTTCACATCGTAATTCCAATTTGATCATAACCTAATCGTTATGCACACTTaagcaatagcaacaaaatacgAATAGATAAGGAACTATAGCCTTACGAGTAGGAAGTCTAATctcatactagtgcatacaTATCACACACAGTCAAATACATGAAGGACTAATTAAGGCTACTCACCCGTGACTTCACCAGAAGTGCCTTCCTCTGCACCCTtagacttgagtgcgaagaatcgttgcctccttggagcctcttcacttggaccattagactaaactctctccttcccttgttcttgacttctctCAATCGGACAATCCTTCACCATGTGACCTGATTTGCCACAACTGTAACAAGCATTAGTGCCCAtcatacactctcctccatgTAATTTGCCACAGTTTCTACAAGGTGGTCTTTTTtgaggtgtatctacttcattgtttctcttaactctgGACTCAGAATTCCTATCATGGCGACCCTTAGATGAACTTGACTCACCTTGGTGGGAGAGTCCTTTCTTAAACCTGGGCTTATCCCTGATTTCAGTACTtctcttccttgaaaaattctcctCAGCTTGCCTTGGCTTGTTCCCTACCCTAGTGTGTATCCTCTTTCTGCTTTCCTCCACTTGCTGGACATGGACCATTAGTCTGGAAAGGTTCATGTTTTCATGCAGCATAGCTGCCCTACACTCCTCTTCGAGATCCTCAGCAATTCCTGTCAAGAATCTACTCATCTCGTCTCTGCTGTTAGACACAAGAGAATTGGCATACCTTGATAGTTTCACAAACTTCAGTGAATACTCTCTGACCGTCATAGATCcttgtttaaggttgatgaattcctcaaccttggcctccaTCATCTCTCTGGGGAAGAATCTTTCCAGAAATGTTGTCTTGAACAGCTCCCATGTGACTGGCACTCCACCTAGAACACGGCCAtcttgccacatcttgcaccaagtttGTGCAACATCCTTCAGTTGGTAAAATGTTAGTGGCCCCATGACCACCAGGATCTTATGCACCTCGTCTATAAACTCCTGAGGATCCTCTGAAGTCTTAGTCCCAGTGaacataggaggattcatcctcgtgaaatctCGCAGTCTGTTAGCCATGCTGCGAACCGGTGGGTTCTCCCTCTGAACATTCTGTCGGTTGACTTGGGCATTCATAGCCTGAGCCTGCATCATGATGGCCTATGCCATCTGGGCTAGAGATGTCCTCACCTCCGCATCAGTCAATCTAGCTGGGTTAACTAGCAtggccactccttcagctggagcctggggtggattttgattacccctagctgctgctgctcccgtcctcagacccttagttctccaagtgttcattctctgaaaacaacaaggattgatgttagacatgttcataacaccaagaattcAAACATTAGGAAAAGCACGATAAGATCATAAGAAGGGATatttttcctacgcatcatgtagtctctaatccaggatagtggtgcacttcactaccatgacatagaaactactcaatgtggttgatgtgaactcattattctAGGAATTTAACctcgctctgataccaactttgtcacgaccagaatctagaccccagacgagaccgacgtcgttgactctcagaggtcacaaacaagcctacttacgtcattcttactttatatatgttaattttagcggaaaatttgaaattttaattctttaatcatacttgctaaacattcttaatatttcgtaatcgttcatcatcaaccacctaacatttaagagataagaacctgaaagaaataattcattaagtattaattgtatatcagTGGACTTGCTAAATTGAGATTGGGGAAGTTATgacatgagagtgacatgcatcattataatcatcgtagggcacacaacacataacatcttcatatagcacataacatataacacatagtttctttcatattattcattcatataccatgagaccttattatcatagacttaaccttaagactttccaaaatgagggctcaacatatgggacctcaactagggagccttctttagcaaacacagagtctgcttcattccttcatacgtatttcatttcaattcattcataggccagtgcgagaaccagctatacctaggatgtagtttaagactttcatcgggtttgctgtgcaatgatcaggaataaccgaatgtcattacctgaatctagctcacctcttgattatcctatcctaacagcttcggtatcattcatttctttgtatgattcatttgaggctgaccttattcattcattgggaactttatcTCTAATCGACATACATTAtgtgaaaatcatgaaatccagtgtctcccccacaccaaaaagaggtggaatcaccggccaaagcgattcaataacatgctagcgtatacgGAAATTTAACcctgccagatccctatagtggcaatatagattcaaatactaggagatgtatggagacccatacccggcaagccggacagtctcatctaatgagagttacgtgaacctccgcccttcccgaaagaaggcattaccactcatagctagcctatcggtgctcggtataaagttccattacattcaactcatacatcatggaagttggcttctagtatgaggacatcatagctcaatagatgatttctcatctgatcattagtattaagtgttttaaactcaatattttcattagagtgttcatagagactagtctcttcattatcttacactctcattggtgagtacgtattgataacatttacttaggctcatttgagattgctctcatcatatacattagcctcacatcatgattgtcaccacattcttcattattagcacctttatttttcatagttactcacctcttattatgtgaatgttcatttcttcatttcattacgtatatcttaggttcacttatacTTGAACGTATGATAAACTTatttgtctatacatacaagccatgaggcttcatttatagttagttaagtgattcttattttcctaagattatgtattacaagacttatgtatcttgtatatataccaagatcttgatttttgatctaagtagatgacattattcttgaatattttactcacgtatgacttatgtatcaatacggaggtttgggcacgggaacccaaatcttgaatcacttggatatcatttatatttttcattgattttatttctagtatTCATGgcattagaactctaaattaaatctcaacattttcatgaattaattaattttcgattttaattagaattctaattcaaatctttttttaaaattaaaatcgcTTCattagggaggttgtgggttcaaaccccaCAACCCCCTTATTTTTCCTGTCTTTTTCGCTGAAGAGGAGgttgtgaggtggtgggttcgaacccccacaacccctctatcattaatttaattaaatgggGCGTGCaacagtgaggttgtgggatcgaatccccacagcctcaattcttttcttaattaaattcGCCCCTCCTTcagccttgaggtcgtgggatcgattcccacgcctcgcgTCTCCTTTTTCCCCATTTTTCCTTCCTTCGCGCGTAgctggaggtcgtgggttcgaatcccacgcctcccacttattttcttaattaattttctcctcctcctccccCCAGGTCGCATGTTCGATCCCCCCCAGCCCCCActtcttttccttctctttttttttgcgCAATAAGGCGAGGGTTCGATTCCcccagccccccccccccttttttttttcttttcttggcaAATTTTGCCGGCCCCCCAGCCCCAGGTTCGAACCCCATCTGGCACATTTCTTTTATTAGGGCTTACTTTGGTGAGGTCTCGGGTTCGATCCCTGCAGACCTcacctatttttatttatttatctatttgttCAAAATTTCCAGAATTCATCTACAACTTATTTCCAGGTTCTGGGACATTGCTCCACAATTTTGTACATCATTTTTACTGGTTAATTTAGCATTTGTATCTTATACATTCGTTAAAGTTCTTAAGACAAGTTTAGAGGGATGGTTTGATCATTTGTTTTAACTAGAATTTATAGTCTTTCAACCATGTGAATATACGATTGTAAGAGCCTCTAATTGCACACAAAACACTAATAACCTCTATGCTATTAGCATgctaaagaaaaactcaaaatcaTGATCACAATCTTGCACAAATACATACGTATTTACATACATATTCccaaaagacacaaaatataaacacatagTCATGAACACATATTCAAAACGAGATCATCACCACAAACAAGTATCCCTAAATTCTACCAACAAGAATACCCAACCTAAGATCatagggagctagtgacaggggcatgcaacggggaacaaccttagtttcaagataaatagtttgaatcgtaagggacctcttgggaaaggagCCAAGATAGAAGAAAACTTATACCTTTATTGATGTTCAAACGAAGAATTTGCTGCCCAAAAATCTCTCCAAAAGAATTAGTCCAAGTTACCTCAACGTCCACACCACTCAACGAACAACTTTTCTTCGCCTTAATATTTTTGGttgctttgttttttttcttaaaatttaagatGAGTTCTTCAAGCGTAAAGAATTGTTGATATTTGACAAAATAACGTGagaaagatggagaacgtgagagagagagttaagaagcGTGAGAGATAGAGaactattaggattaggagactaaattcaagacttagtcaaatagaatttaaattaaatcaattacaaatcttgtttattttaattaatacgcgAAAGGACCATTATACCCTTAAAATtccagattttttttattaataattaaatcaccttaagtacctattattaaattttatcttattttttttggatcGTTACAAGATGGATTTAAAATGAGTAAATTAATTGTTGGTCTCCGGCGAACACTAATCTCCGCTAAATCAATTGTTGATCTCCGGCAAGCGCTGGGCTCCATTGTTAGTAAATCGtggagaaggaaaaaaagaatcTGGTTAGGTGTGAAAATGGCAAAAAGATTGGGGAAGTGAGGAAGCtgaagaagactttttaattagttgtttttttatttttttattttttattttaatttttttaacctaaAAAAGTTATTCACTCCCCTTAAAGAAAGCGAAGTCACACACTTTCGCTAATTCAGCCATCTTAAAGACGCATAAGCTTGGTCAATGGTCAGAGAGATTTATTAAATTGTGTTTTAATGAGTTTTAGAGTTTGGATGACAAAGAGGTAAGTAGAAAGGTTCAAAATACAAACTGATACAAGTATAAGGGTCCACCATACAATTCCGCCTAATATTTAATAtggagaaaagacataaattgaCACCTGAAGTTGTCCCGAATTTTCAATAAGACATTTAACTTTATgagtgtcctattaccccacaaAAGTAGAAAATATCTTTGTAAATAGACACTTTAACCCGTTTTCTCTCTATGTTTTTTCACGCAAATAATGCGCATGaatgatatatttttcttctaaagAACGAATTAACAAGTGACccatgtcaaatttttttaatctattatttAATTCTTTCCTCTTTAAAATAATCATCTTCCCCAACTTTTCCCAGTTCTTTCAAAGGATCCATTTTTGATGACCGGTGCTTTTACTCGATATGGTCTCCTTGTTGCCTCTTGAtatactaaaagaaaaaaaattattgtctcTATAATAAGGGTCCTGCTAAGACTGGGCAAAGGACCGAAACGGGATCACCAGACCGAAACGAATCGGTACCGGACCGGAATGGGATACTCAATTCCGTCCCGTCCCACTATTTACCGGGATGAAATCGGAACGGACCGAAATGAAACAGAATGATACATCTagttctttcaaaaaataatttttttgaattacgaaaatatgaatattttttaatttttctaaaatttaaattaatagtttttaatttataatgtaattttttacttaagtttttttttaaagatatttcttataaaaaatttacttattaagtttgcaagttaagtcgaattaagttttcaagatttaaatcttttgaagtttataagttattacttattatttattaatatgttataatttataagtaatatttataacttgtaatttaaataaattaaatttgtaatttataaaaaataaataaaataaggataaaacaattacacaatttaaaaaatatcaatttaatttttttaaaatttgtgctataaattacaatttcaatttacaactaCTAGTAAAGTGCATAGTTTACGcaaccaccttctaggaaggggtTTGTTTCAACTAAGTCTCGAATATAATACTAATAGGGGGTAGTTGGGTTACTTGggtaatatttattatttaatataaaatataagttataatttataaatatataatataaattaattaataaatattaattaatcaaaccCGGATCGAAATGGATCGGAACCGGAATAAATCGGAATAAACTGATACCGGTATCAAATCTCAGTTTCGTTCCGTGTTCCAGATCGAGATGTCTCATTCCGTCCCGTAGGCAACTAAACCGGAACGAACCAGTACCGGTACATTCCGTTCCGTTGCCCAGCCTGAGGTATTGCCGGAGTGAATCTCACCCAAGCTCATTAATACATGCTTTGAAGCCGGCAAAAAGGGTAAGACAAATTGGAGCTTCATTGAATCAAATTTGAAGATGAAAGGCGTGAGGATCTTGGTCCTTTTGTAGAgactttcctcttcttttttttcaaattgttttctttttctggaATTGGTAATTCCTTTTTGTTTGTCTGGGTCTTTTTAACCCAATTCtgtaattttctcttttattattaataataaattgacCATTGGtccaatatgaattttttaaaaagaaggtAAGATTCTAacactttttagtttttatcctaaaataatttctaacaTGTGTTTCCTACAAAAAATCACAAATCCATGAAGAAAAACAATATAATCTTtatcaaatcaatatatatatataaatgaggatcTTCAATCAGCCTATGTGGCATGCTTCAAtgatgagaaaaatatatatttttattttaaaaagaagggctttttagattatttctttttatacaataatattatgtgtgtgtatatatatactgctattaataaattagttaatgAGCATTACACCTCCTAACTCCtaacctttcatattcataaccttcaaaatatttaatataaaaattataactcctAAATATTACACCTATAAAAACCCACTTTGAGATATTCCATgatggtcattttatttttattttccttattcttcattttttatacctttgatttgttaaattttttttgtcttctttgatCTGATTTTTGCAGGAGAGGGatgtataatgaaaaatgttatatattttgcgtattttgattttgtgaggtaaaatgatttaatatgtctaattatcattatcactttGTTCTGTtgtaattacatatatatttgatattattaagttgaattgttgatgatacaaatcatgattcttttatagaaaaaataatttgttcattttttttttgcttcccTTTGtagttttttgagattttttttttcttaatcttgtAGTTTCTACCGATACTGATTGTCTTTATTCACTTTGTAAATTTGAAGAAtcgtatattttaaatatttttgcttgattagttaatgaattttatgtatgtttgttGGTATTATTGTATGGATTGTTTATAGCTCTCCGGTTAAACCATTGATGTAACAAGAGTTGATTGGTTCCTTATcagattaattatttaattgaaaaaacgCCAATATATCTTATTTCTGATTTCGTCTAACAATATCATCCTCCTCACTAGCTATAAAaatgttatacaaatatataataaatataagtaataaaaaagtaatatatcatatctcaatataaagtaaataaaatactaaatattaaattcaaatattatatagcGAAGAATCAAATAAATCGATTCCTGTTAT
Proteins encoded in this region:
- the LOC138349374 gene encoding uncharacterized protein, whose product is MSNINPCCFQRMNTWRTKGLRTGAAAARGNQNPPQAPAEGVAMLVNPARLTDAEAQAMNAQVNRQNVQRENPPVRSMANRLRDFTRMNPPMFTGTKTSEDPQEFIDEVHKILVVMGPLTFYQLKDVAQTWCKMWQDGRVLGGVPVTWELFKTTFLERFFPREMMEAKVEEFINLKQGSMTVREYSLKFVKLSRYANSLVSNSRDEMSRFLTGIAEDLEEECRAAMLHENMNLSRLMVHVQQVEESRKRIHTRVGNKPRQAEENFSRKRSTEIRDKPRFKKGLSHQGESSSSKGRHDRNSESRVKRNNEVDTPQKRPPCRNCGKLHGGECMMGTNACYSCGKSGHMVKDCPIERSQEQGKERV